In Leptospira sp. WS58.C1, a single genomic region encodes these proteins:
- a CDS encoding TolC family protein, translating to MKIRSLGSLLVTGTLIVTPLWGDIFGEVLEFSSVWEKVAANSPSLRTKNLEIEAARSASDRAGLHWFPKLYTDVRTYQTDDPILNFTGKLGQRSATQSDFSTASNRSNLSNFLDSNNQLYQNLNPNSANIFAKDTLNRPGSNGYSRGTIGLEFPLYEGGSKEAFKEIKEKELQAQIHESEYFNKTLYIQTAIAFRSSLIFSEGVKEREKILRQLSSFSSTYRLDSFSNPVGHSGSLALKSVQLRLISEIKEKDLYKKESLESIKIMSGGVLDNLQPSESSLAKFYDENLPLSVSASEVRTPVSKMLESYSGISKDKVSMENSKFLPKVGVYAEAYGYAGDRNFANSYNAGVYLQMNLLNPTDIGSKKEAEIQAKAAETKWKEARLKENSEFKILSEKERVLFQAGKDSEESYRIQYEQLILSQTLFKRGNIPATSLAESFSRTADALTRKEYIDLEYLRTRAQLTLYSGDNNASGN from the coding sequence ATGAAAATTCGGTCCCTTGGTTCGCTTTTAGTAACTGGAACGTTAATTGTCACTCCGTTGTGGGGGGATATTTTTGGAGAGGTTTTGGAATTTTCTTCCGTATGGGAAAAGGTCGCCGCAAATTCGCCTTCTCTCAGAACGAAGAATTTGGAAATAGAGGCTGCAAGGTCTGCGAGCGATCGGGCCGGATTACATTGGTTTCCGAAATTATATACGGATGTTCGGACTTACCAAACTGACGATCCTATTTTGAATTTTACGGGAAAGTTGGGACAAAGGTCGGCAACCCAATCCGATTTTTCGACTGCGAGTAATCGTTCTAACCTTTCCAACTTTTTAGATTCGAATAATCAGTTATATCAGAATCTTAATCCGAATTCGGCAAATATCTTCGCCAAAGACACTTTGAATCGCCCAGGAAGTAACGGTTATTCCAGAGGAACCATAGGTCTGGAATTTCCACTCTATGAAGGCGGTTCAAAGGAGGCTTTTAAGGAAATAAAAGAAAAGGAATTACAAGCGCAAATACATGAGTCGGAATATTTTAATAAAACATTATATATTCAGACAGCCATTGCGTTCAGATCATCGTTGATCTTTTCCGAGGGAGTGAAGGAGCGAGAGAAAATACTTCGGCAATTGAGTTCATTTTCGAGTACATATAGACTCGATTCGTTTTCGAATCCTGTAGGACATTCAGGCTCCTTGGCGTTAAAATCCGTTCAGCTTAGGCTTATTTCTGAGATAAAGGAGAAAGATCTTTATAAAAAAGAGTCTTTGGAATCGATAAAAATCATGTCGGGCGGAGTTCTCGATAATCTCCAGCCTTCGGAATCCTCTTTAGCCAAATTTTATGACGAAAATTTACCCCTCTCGGTTTCCGCTTCCGAAGTCAGGACTCCCGTTTCGAAAATGTTAGAATCATATTCAGGTATCTCTAAAGATAAAGTTTCTATGGAGAATTCCAAATTTTTGCCGAAAGTCGGTGTTTATGCCGAGGCGTACGGTTATGCCGGCGATCGAAATTTTGCGAATTCATACAATGCGGGAGTTTATCTTCAGATGAACTTATTGAATCCAACGGATATCGGTTCCAAAAAGGAGGCGGAAATCCAAGCAAAGGCCGCGGAAACCAAATGGAAAGAAGCGCGGCTGAAAGAAAATTCAGAGTTCAAAATTCTTTCCGAAAAGGAAAGGGTACTTTTTCAGGCGGGGAAAGATTCCGAAGAATCCTATCGCATTCAGTACGAACAACTGATCCTTTCTCAGACTTTATTCAAAAGAGGTAATATTCCAGCGACGTCTCTTGCGGAAAGTTTTTCTAGGACCGCGGACGCTCTTACTAGGAAAGAATACATAGATCTAGAATATTTGAGAACTCGCGCCCAACTAACTCTTTATTCGGGAGATAACAATGCATCAGGAAACTAA
- a CDS encoding nucleoside deaminase, with amino-acid sequence MSQEIIEPFLKVFLDRFEEIRSQNSEEIPSFTQIYKNGSLICEAFNSVEISEDSSLHSELLAISEAKRICKERYLTDCILITTLEPCLMCGGSILLSRIPKVAYLVPAKLGEGISSLPLETIYSRNFFPELVLIKSETTTELFKTFFKDKRN; translated from the coding sequence ATGAGCCAAGAAATTATAGAACCATTCCTTAAGGTTTTTTTAGACCGATTTGAAGAAATTCGAAGCCAAAATTCGGAAGAGATCCCAAGTTTCACGCAAATTTACAAAAACGGAAGTCTTATTTGTGAAGCTTTCAACTCGGTGGAAATTTCGGAAGATTCTTCCTTACATAGCGAACTTCTTGCGATTTCCGAAGCAAAACGGATCTGCAAGGAACGATACCTCACTGATTGTATCCTCATTACCACTCTAGAGCCTTGTTTAATGTGCGGGGGTTCTATTCTTCTTTCTAGAATCCCTAAAGTAGCATATCTGGTACCTGCAAAATTGGGAGAAGGGATTTCTTCTCTTCCTTTAGAAACCATTTATAGCAGAAATTTTTTTCCAGAACTTGTCCTAATTAAGTCTGAAACGACCACAGAGTTATTCAAAACTTTCTTCAAAGATAAGAGAAATTAG
- a CDS encoding ferredoxin-NADP reductase: MKPVREPQINIFKKSNPLKAKVISNVRLTPEPGTGKRPKKEGESLIHRITLAIDHGQYPYLIGQSGGIIPPGEDPEKKAKGLADAAYTVRLYSIASPSYSFGMKEDTIEFIIKRDNVYDADGNVQFKGVCSNYVCDLKEGDEVVMTGPSGKKFLLPNTDFSGDIMFLATGTGIAPFIGMSEELLEHKLINFTGNITLVYGAPYSDELVMMDYLRGLEQKFPNFKLVTAISREENNPFDGGRMYISHRVKMLEAEVKKVLSSGGRFYICGGPKGMEKGVIEEIQKIDGNSGTYEEYKHHLEGAHQLFVETY, from the coding sequence ATGAAGCCCGTTAGAGAGCCGCAAATCAATATATTCAAAAAATCAAACCCGTTAAAAGCTAAGGTCATCAGCAATGTTCGCCTTACACCGGAACCTGGAACAGGTAAAAGACCTAAAAAGGAAGGCGAGTCCTTAATTCATAGAATCACTCTAGCCATTGATCATGGCCAATATCCGTATTTGATAGGACAATCAGGCGGAATCATCCCTCCGGGTGAAGATCCTGAAAAAAAAGCGAAGGGACTTGCAGACGCAGCTTATACGGTTCGTTTATACTCCATCGCTTCTCCTAGCTATTCTTTCGGAATGAAAGAAGATACGATCGAATTCATTATCAAAAGAGATAATGTTTACGATGCGGATGGAAACGTTCAGTTCAAAGGCGTTTGCTCCAATTACGTTTGTGATCTGAAAGAAGGCGACGAAGTAGTAATGACCGGACCCTCCGGAAAAAAATTCCTTCTTCCAAACACCGACTTTTCCGGAGACATCATGTTCCTTGCAACCGGAACAGGGATTGCTCCTTTTATTGGAATGAGCGAAGAACTTCTTGAGCATAAACTCATCAACTTCACAGGGAATATAACTCTCGTATACGGTGCACCTTACTCGGATGAGTTGGTAATGATGGATTATCTAAGAGGATTAGAGCAGAAATTCCCTAATTTCAAATTAGTTACCGCTATCTCCAGAGAAGAAAACAATCCTTTCGACGGTGGAAGAATGTATATATCTCACAGAGTTAAAATGTTGGAAGCGGAAGTAAAAAAAGTCCTCTCTTCCGGTGGACGTTTCTATATCTGCGGCGGTCCGAAAGGGATGGAAAAAGGAGTGATCGAAGAGATCCAAAAGATCGACGGAAACTCAGGAACTTACGAAGAATACAAACATCATCTAGAAGGCGCCCACCAACTTTTCGTGGAAACTTACTGA
- a CDS encoding long-chain fatty acid--CoA ligase produces MRSTMMDYPLVLPSILKRAKEVHPHKEIVTKWHDNSVQRLTYGEFYKRTIRLMSALRKAGAKPGEAIATFCLNHSVHLELYFAIPSIRAVLHTINIRLFPEQLTYIINEAKDKFIFVDKSLAPSIEKNLSQIHGVQKFIIIDDKENVPFPNLPNAISYEDFLKTGDDVENFEPIDEFEAAGICYTSGTTGNPKGVVYSHRSTYLHSMSICMGDALCIKESETVLPVVPMFHVNSWGIPFASVMTGCKLVFPGKHLLGAALAELLESEEVTLTAGVPTVWNVLYQHLKKTKYNLKLHTMVVGGSAAPRGLIEGFEKDFGISILHAWGMTETSPVGTVSHLRGFMEEWNGDKRYSYRAKQGVPVPGVEIRAIDDNGKDVPKDGKTPGELLVRGPWIAASYKSGESPESFTSDGWFRTGDVVVLDEFGYMQITDRKKDLIKTRGEWISSVDMENLVMADPDVLEAAVVGRKDPVRDEAPVIFVVPVEGKKVDPKEIHDRLKEHFAHWQLPKLDDIRSVSSIPKTSVGKFDKKILRKELEE; encoded by the coding sequence ATGCGTTCCACAATGATGGATTATCCATTGGTTTTGCCTTCCATTCTAAAAAGAGCAAAAGAGGTTCATCCGCATAAGGAAATCGTTACCAAATGGCATGATAATTCCGTCCAAAGACTAACTTACGGTGAATTTTACAAAAGAACGATACGATTAATGAGCGCATTACGAAAGGCGGGCGCAAAACCTGGAGAAGCGATCGCCACTTTTTGCTTAAATCATTCGGTTCACTTGGAACTGTATTTTGCGATCCCAAGCATACGTGCAGTTCTCCACACTATCAATATTCGATTATTTCCGGAACAACTCACTTATATCATCAACGAAGCGAAGGATAAATTTATCTTTGTGGATAAGTCGTTAGCTCCGTCGATCGAAAAGAATTTAAGCCAAATACACGGCGTGCAAAAGTTTATTATTATAGACGATAAGGAGAATGTTCCCTTCCCGAATCTGCCCAACGCTATCTCTTACGAAGATTTTTTAAAAACGGGAGACGATGTCGAAAATTTCGAACCTATCGACGAGTTCGAGGCGGCCGGGATCTGTTACACTTCCGGAACGACCGGAAATCCGAAAGGGGTCGTATATTCTCATAGATCTACGTATTTACATTCTATGTCCATCTGCATGGGGGATGCATTGTGTATAAAAGAATCTGAAACTGTTCTTCCAGTGGTCCCCATGTTCCATGTTAATTCTTGGGGAATACCTTTCGCTTCGGTAATGACCGGATGTAAATTGGTATTTCCTGGAAAACATCTTTTAGGAGCGGCGCTTGCGGAATTATTGGAATCGGAAGAAGTTACTCTGACTGCAGGAGTTCCTACAGTTTGGAATGTTCTCTACCAACATTTAAAGAAAACGAAATATAATCTCAAACTTCATACTATGGTTGTCGGCGGTTCTGCCGCGCCTAGAGGTCTGATCGAAGGTTTTGAAAAAGATTTCGGGATTTCTATTCTCCACGCATGGGGAATGACGGAAACTTCTCCCGTTGGGACAGTTTCTCATCTTCGCGGTTTTATGGAAGAATGGAACGGTGATAAAAGATATTCTTATAGAGCCAAACAAGGTGTTCCTGTTCCAGGGGTAGAGATCCGTGCAATCGACGATAATGGTAAAGACGTTCCTAAAGACGGAAAAACTCCCGGTGAACTTTTAGTAAGAGGACCTTGGATCGCCGCTTCTTACAAAAGTGGAGAATCTCCTGAATCTTTTACTTCGGATGGTTGGTTCCGCACAGGTGATGTTGTGGTCCTAGATGAATTCGGCTATATGCAAATCACAGACCGTAAAAAGGATCTGATCAAAACTAGGGGGGAATGGATCTCTTCAGTGGATATGGAAAATCTCGTCATGGCAGATCCGGATGTTTTAGAAGCCGCAGTTGTCGGAAGAAAAGATCCTGTAAGAGACGAAGCCCCGGTTATCTTTGTAGTTCCCGTAGAAGGTAAAAAAGTAGATCCGAAAGAGATTCATGATCGACTCAAAGAACATTTTGCTCATTGGCAATTACCGAAGTTAGATGATATTCGGTCGGTTTCTTCGATCCCAAAAACTAGTGTGGGGAAGTTCGATAAGAAAATTCTAAGGAAGGAATTAGAAGAATAG
- a CDS encoding multidrug effflux MFS transporter, with protein MYLPGMNEIAKDLGTPISDVQLTLTSFFFGISFGQLFYGPIIDRFGRKIPLLVGLLLYITSSLACGFSNSVNALIFFRFLQSLGACAGMVIPRAVVRDVFSPHEGAKVFSQIILVMGIAPILAPTVGGLLLQFASWKWIFFTLTGISTLMLFGSLLIFQDSKGGDSSISLKIAPVIREYIEVFSNPIFKTYVLSSGFSAAVMFAYIAGSPFVFMVLNGLSQTDYSYLFGFNAFGLILASQINRILLKKLEAATIVKYVGFSYLILCSLLVIFEVFGFGFIPMLVLIFFLVSAFGLIVPNASALAMGPFSKNAGSASALMGAIQMVFGAVSTAAVSLLHDGSAYPMITVMSMSGVMSLACLFFLGKDHKKIK; from the coding sequence ATGTATCTTCCGGGTATGAATGAGATCGCAAAGGATCTCGGAACTCCGATCTCTGATGTGCAACTAACGTTAACTAGCTTCTTTTTCGGAATTTCTTTTGGACAATTATTTTATGGCCCAATTATAGATCGTTTCGGTCGTAAAATTCCTCTATTGGTAGGCTTACTGTTATACATCACAAGTTCCTTGGCATGTGGGTTTTCAAATTCCGTGAATGCATTAATATTTTTCCGATTTCTTCAATCTTTAGGTGCTTGCGCTGGAATGGTAATCCCAAGAGCCGTGGTAAGAGATGTGTTCTCTCCTCACGAAGGGGCCAAAGTTTTTTCTCAGATCATTTTAGTGATGGGAATTGCGCCGATACTAGCACCCACCGTCGGAGGACTTCTTCTTCAATTTGCGAGTTGGAAATGGATATTTTTCACACTCACCGGAATTTCTACTTTAATGCTCTTTGGATCTCTGCTGATTTTCCAAGACAGCAAAGGAGGAGACTCTTCCATTTCTCTTAAGATCGCTCCGGTAATTCGAGAATATATCGAAGTCTTTTCCAATCCGATCTTCAAAACCTACGTGCTTAGTTCCGGATTTTCCGCCGCAGTGATGTTTGCGTATATTGCCGGTTCACCGTTTGTGTTTATGGTTTTAAACGGACTATCACAAACCGATTATAGTTATCTGTTCGGATTTAACGCCTTCGGCCTGATCCTTGCTAGTCAGATCAATCGCATCCTTCTCAAAAAATTGGAAGCCGCGACCATTGTGAAATATGTCGGATTCTCTTATTTAATACTCTGTTCCTTGCTCGTGATTTTCGAAGTATTCGGTTTCGGATTTATTCCTATGCTTGTTTTGATTTTCTTCCTGGTGAGTGCTTTCGGACTCATCGTTCCGAATGCTTCCGCTCTCGCAATGGGCCCCTTTTCCAAAAACGCAGGAAGTGCGTCCGCTTTAATGGGGGCAATACAGATGGTATTTGGTGCGGTTTCTACAGCGGCAGTTAGCCTTCTTCACGACGGAAGCGCTTATCCGATGATCACGGTAATGTCAATGTCCGGCGTTATGTCTTTAGCTTGCCTGTTTTTTTTAGGAAAGGACCATAAGAAAATTAAATAA
- a CDS encoding YgaP-like transmembrane domain, producing the protein MSESNAKIWYLERILFLIGGSVSLLGLLIAYFISPWGLVLNILASINMILFSLVGFCPMAFILTRLGVPRKCEAIR; encoded by the coding sequence ATGAGTGAATCAAACGCAAAAATTTGGTATTTGGAGCGGATCCTATTCTTAATCGGAGGATCGGTTTCTTTGTTGGGTCTCTTAATCGCGTATTTTATCAGTCCTTGGGGACTGGTACTGAATATTTTAGCGAGTATCAACATGATCCTATTCTCGTTAGTCGGTTTTTGCCCCATGGCTTTTATCCTGACTCGACTTGGAGTACCTCGTAAATGCGAGGCTATTAGGTAA
- a CDS encoding anti-sigma factor antagonist (This anti-anti-sigma factor, or anti-sigma factor antagonist, belongs to a family that includes characterized members SpoIIAA, RsbV, RsfA, and RsfB.) has translation MILSAKLMRPAGSSAKSNTLLVRLNSPTGPVSSQRQPLILGLALDRSWSMKGNKMDSVIQASSSLVNWLTRRDFLTAVAYAEDVQVIQPLVPLAEKNSVIHRLNSIQVGTSTNLSGGWLHVLRTLELHPIADGYKRVILLTDGNPTLGIKDPVQLIQIAADAYKKGISTTVIGFGNDFNEILLKEIAESGGGNFYYVETPEETGDIFFKEFGDIGTLYAQSIELKVDFPKGMDYLDLVSEVSSYQEPDPEETGRTKTLVLEVGDMRADDVKSIVVQLRPTKKDTPANINISASYYELTDGAKLEQKNIDIPLDWRDDSAKEDADVVVEATIAKTGKGLRKAGTLLKEGYTEESIALLNDLIKDINEKEELAPEVLQTLGFRVSSLKNRILENSPTAAKHLVASASELQYGALENFPDDGVEYHDQIFAYRTNEDIDLYRCPEIKTAIQEKMKEGYRYIVFNLAKSSYIDSSAIGMLIQIAGWLRKRGGELIVSNLRSSVKKVFSITRLESHIRASETEEEAQSLLKAWIESKAV, from the coding sequence ATGATTCTTTCGGCCAAATTGATGAGACCGGCCGGTTCTTCCGCAAAGTCCAACACTCTACTTGTACGTTTAAATTCTCCTACGGGACCTGTTTCCTCTCAAAGGCAACCTTTAATCTTAGGCCTGGCCTTGGACAGAAGTTGGTCCATGAAAGGAAACAAGATGGATTCTGTCATCCAGGCTTCTTCCTCCCTGGTCAATTGGTTGACCCGTCGCGATTTTTTAACCGCCGTTGCTTACGCAGAAGATGTTCAGGTCATCCAACCTCTTGTTCCGTTGGCCGAAAAAAATTCCGTCATTCATAGATTGAATTCTATCCAAGTAGGTACTTCCACCAACCTAAGCGGTGGATGGCTTCATGTTCTAAGAACTTTGGAATTACATCCGATTGCGGACGGTTATAAAAGGGTGATTCTTCTTACTGATGGAAATCCAACATTAGGGATCAAGGATCCTGTTCAGTTGATCCAGATCGCGGCAGATGCCTATAAAAAAGGGATCAGTACGACTGTGATCGGTTTCGGTAACGACTTCAACGAAATACTTTTGAAAGAGATCGCGGAATCGGGAGGAGGTAATTTCTATTATGTGGAAACTCCCGAAGAAACCGGTGATATATTCTTCAAAGAATTCGGTGATATCGGGACCTTATACGCGCAATCCATAGAACTCAAAGTGGATTTTCCAAAAGGAATGGATTATTTGGATTTAGTCTCTGAAGTTTCTTCTTACCAAGAACCCGATCCGGAAGAGACAGGACGAACTAAAACATTAGTATTGGAAGTTGGAGACATGAGAGCGGACGATGTTAAGAGCATCGTAGTCCAGCTTCGCCCGACCAAAAAAGATACTCCTGCAAATATTAATATTTCTGCAAGTTATTACGAGCTAACCGACGGCGCAAAACTTGAACAAAAAAACATAGATATTCCTTTGGATTGGAGGGACGACTCTGCCAAGGAAGATGCGGATGTTGTTGTCGAGGCAACCATCGCTAAAACCGGAAAAGGTTTAAGAAAAGCGGGAACACTTTTGAAAGAAGGTTATACGGAAGAATCCATTGCTCTCCTAAACGATCTGATCAAAGATATAAACGAGAAGGAAGAACTGGCGCCTGAAGTTTTGCAAACGCTTGGCTTTAGGGTAAGTTCTTTAAAAAATCGGATCCTGGAAAATTCTCCTACTGCCGCAAAACATTTAGTGGCTTCCGCTTCCGAGCTTCAGTACGGAGCATTGGAAAATTTCCCGGACGATGGAGTGGAATACCACGATCAGATCTTTGCGTATCGTACGAATGAAGATATAGATCTTTATCGATGCCCTGAGATCAAAACTGCTATCCAAGAAAAGATGAAAGAAGGTTACAGATACATCGTATTCAATCTGGCTAAATCTTCGTATATCGATTCTTCCGCGATCGGTATGTTGATACAGATCGCAGGCTGGCTCAGAAAAAGAGGCGGAGAATTGATCGTAAGTAATCTAAGATCTTCCGTTAAAAAAGTATTCTCGATCACTCGATTAGAATCTCATATCCGTGCTTCCGAAACGGAGGAAGAGGCCCAAAGTTTATTGAAAGCCTGGATAGAAAGTAAGGCGGTTTAG
- a CDS encoding transcriptional coactivator p15/PC4 family protein has translation MSVIRDIDKGKGEIIRVEISEFKGNKYLNLRVWYTDSEGEYKPTQKGIAIPVGLYSEVKDAILAAESLLS, from the coding sequence ATGAGCGTAATCCGAGATATCGATAAAGGCAAAGGTGAGATCATCCGAGTCGAAATTTCAGAATTTAAAGGAAATAAATATCTGAACTTACGAGTTTGGTACACAGACAGCGAAGGTGAATACAAACCCACCCAAAAAGGTATCGCGATCCCGGTCGGATTATACTCGGAAGTAAAGGATGCAATACTCGCAGCGGAAAGCTTACTAAGCTAA
- the lpxD gene encoding UDP-3-O-(3-hydroxymyristoyl)glucosamine N-acyltransferase: protein MARYTLEELASKISGAKIENCADPKKVQVESVSPVNPGVANSISFLANKKMLNEAKKTASSIVLTTSEFAKELEVPCLVVDKPELILAQVLDLIYPPHKFENKVETNAFVHPRAKIGKNCYIGNFASVAEDAEIGDNVILEDGVRIGRGAKIGEGSHIGPNNVIHHGVIIGKRFRSFGNCTVGGDGFRFVFANGKHNKIPQVGTVIVGDDVEMGSNSAIDRGGLENTIIGDGCKFDNLVHIGHNCVLGKNVVIAGYTGIAGSTTIGDNVTIGGGCGVADHIGIPSGTIVGGGTSVRNTLSKPDIYVGWDYGLTFPEFQKLRVNIKNVVNFQKWARRIKALESKLGISSEE, encoded by the coding sequence ATGGCTAGATATACATTGGAAGAACTGGCTTCCAAAATTTCCGGAGCAAAAATAGAAAATTGCGCGGACCCCAAAAAAGTTCAGGTGGAATCCGTATCTCCCGTCAATCCCGGAGTTGCGAACAGCATTAGTTTTCTCGCAAATAAGAAGATGTTAAACGAGGCAAAAAAGACAGCCTCTAGTATCGTTCTAACCACTTCAGAGTTCGCAAAAGAATTAGAAGTGCCTTGCTTGGTTGTAGATAAACCCGAACTTATCCTTGCTCAGGTTTTGGATCTCATCTATCCACCTCACAAGTTTGAAAATAAAGTAGAGACAAATGCATTCGTTCACCCTAGAGCAAAGATCGGTAAAAATTGTTATATTGGAAATTTTGCATCCGTTGCGGAAGATGCCGAGATCGGAGACAACGTAATCTTAGAAGACGGGGTTCGTATCGGAAGAGGAGCAAAGATCGGAGAAGGTTCGCATATAGGACCGAATAACGTAATCCACCATGGAGTTATCATCGGAAAAAGGTTCAGATCTTTCGGAAATTGTACTGTAGGTGGGGACGGTTTCAGATTCGTCTTCGCAAACGGTAAGCACAATAAGATCCCTCAAGTCGGAACGGTTATCGTGGGAGACGATGTAGAGATGGGTTCCAATAGCGCAATCGATAGAGGTGGTTTGGAAAACACGATCATAGGAGACGGCTGTAAATTCGATAACCTAGTTCATATCGGTCATAACTGTGTATTAGGAAAAAATGTAGTGATTGCAGGTTACACAGGTATAGCCGGTTCTACTACGATAGGAGATAACGTTACTATCGGCGGAGGGTGTGGGGTGGCAGACCATATCGGAATTCCGAGCGGGACGATCGTAGGCGGAGGGACCTCCGTCCGTAACACACTTTCTAAACCGGATATTTACGTAGGTTGGGATTACGGACTGACTTTCCCTGAATTCCAAAAGTTACGAGTGAATATCAAAAACGTGGTTAATTTCCAGAAATGGGCCAGAAGAATAAAGGCTCTAGAATCCAAATTGGGAATTAGCTCCGAGGAATAG
- a CDS encoding metal-sensitive transcriptional regulator, translated as MELDEIRKQLTHRLHRIKGQLDAIEKNLYNKDDDCEKTIILLKASSQALKKFGEAYVQDYMDKCFSEKKAPSSIQKNLKKAIKAAFSL; from the coding sequence ATGGAATTAGATGAAATAAGAAAACAGCTTACTCATAGACTACATAGGATCAAGGGCCAATTAGACGCGATCGAGAAGAATCTGTACAATAAAGATGACGATTGTGAAAAGACCATAATTCTTCTAAAGGCTTCCAGCCAGGCTTTAAAGAAATTCGGAGAAGCTTATGTACAGGATTATATGGATAAATGTTTCTCCGAAAAAAAAGCTCCTTCTTCCATCCAAAAAAACCTAAAAAAAGCGATTAAAGCCGCTTTTTCTCTCTAA